The following are encoded in a window of candidate division KSB1 bacterium genomic DNA:
- a CDS encoding 4Fe-4S binding protein: MKRHALPWLIFFIVAQPLLAEVQQRFPKPDFQSGYQRPELQTPVPRALALEYLDVFVLAAALTASVVFAHRLRSRRALFMLMIFSLVYFGFWRKGCVCPVGSLQNVTLALFSPAYAIPLTVILFFALPLLTTLFFGRTFCASVCPLGAIQDAVIIKPISVPLPVRAVLSLLPYLYLGLAVLAAAVGAGFLICRYDPFVGFFRFSSSFRMIALGFSLLLLGTVVARPYCRFLCPYGVLLNWMSRLSKRHVRITPSRCINCRLCEASCPFDAIEKPSLQPTAAAASGRLILRFLLLTPLLILAGAFAFSQFDAPLARLHPRVALAADVLAEEKGGAATPAVRAFRSSGETPDELFADAAMIRNRFRRGGMLLGGFLGLVLSLKLIGLVAPSFRREYEIDRGECLSCGRCFSYCPVDKDGNTLFPIESLGNDSNAGKSV; the protein is encoded by the coding sequence ATGAAACGTCACGCCTTGCCTTGGCTCATCTTTTTTATCGTTGCGCAGCCCCTTTTGGCGGAAGTGCAGCAGCGTTTTCCCAAGCCCGATTTCCAATCCGGCTATCAGCGGCCTGAACTGCAGACGCCGGTGCCGCGGGCTTTGGCTTTGGAGTACCTGGATGTGTTCGTTCTGGCTGCGGCACTGACGGCATCCGTCGTTTTCGCCCACCGTCTGCGCTCGCGCCGCGCACTCTTTATGCTGATGATCTTTTCTTTGGTTTATTTCGGCTTTTGGCGCAAGGGCTGCGTCTGTCCGGTCGGTTCGCTGCAGAACGTTACTCTGGCGTTGTTTTCACCAGCCTATGCAATCCCTTTAACGGTGATCCTCTTTTTTGCCCTGCCGCTGCTGACGACGCTCTTTTTCGGCCGGACTTTTTGCGCTTCCGTCTGCCCCTTGGGTGCAATACAGGATGCCGTGATTATTAAACCGATTTCGGTGCCGCTGCCGGTGCGCGCCGTTCTGAGCCTGCTGCCGTATCTGTATCTCGGTTTGGCCGTTCTTGCTGCGGCGGTCGGTGCCGGTTTCCTTATTTGCCGTTATGATCCCTTTGTCGGCTTTTTCCGCTTCAGCAGCAGTTTTCGCATGATCGCGCTCGGCTTTTCTCTGCTGCTCTTGGGAACGGTGGTGGCGCGGCCTTATTGCCGTTTTCTCTGCCCTTACGGCGTGCTCTTGAATTGGATGTCGAGGTTGTCGAAAAGACATGTGCGCATCACCCCAAGCCGCTGCATCAACTGCCGGCTGTGCGAAGCTTCCTGTCCGTTCGACGCCATCGAAAAGCCGTCCCTGCAGCCGACGGCCGCAGCCGCGTCCGGCCGCCTCATCCTGCGGTTTCTCCTGCTGACGCCGCTTTTAATCTTGGCCGGCGCCTTTGCCTTTTCCCAATTCGATGCGCCGTTGGCGCGCCTGCATCCCCGCGTCGCCCTGGCGGCAGACGTTCTGGCGGAAGAAAAGGGCGGAGCGGCCACACCGGCGGTGCGCGCTTTTCGCTCTTCCGGAGAAACACCGGATGAGCTTTTTGCCGATGCCGCGATGATCCGGAACCGCTTCCGACGCGGCGGCATGCTGCTCGGCGGGTTTCTCGGCCTGGTGTTGAGCCTCAAGCTGATCGGCTTGGTTGCGCCTTCTTTTCGTCGTGAGTACGAAATCGATCGCGGCGAATGCCTCAGCTGCGGCCGCTGTTTCAGTTATTGCCCGGTCGATAAAGACGGCAACACCCTTTTCCCGATCGAATCCCTCGGCAACGACTCTAATGCAGGCAAAAGCGTATGA
- a CDS encoding ferredoxin produces MEKHTRRQFIRSVLQTAAGLSVVGAAGAALSRSQRDDLVWQIDPEKCTQCEKCSINCVLTESAVKAVHSYSMCGYCDLCSGYLEPGAHSRDTGAESQLCPTGAIKRTFVEDPYFEYTIDEKLCIGCGKCVKGCGSFGNGSLYLQVRHDRCLNCNECAIARACPAQAFRRVPASTPYILRGEEGLRYAKKLPEKKA; encoded by the coding sequence ATGGAAAAACACACTCGACGTCAATTCATCCGCTCGGTGCTGCAGACTGCCGCCGGGTTGTCGGTAGTCGGAGCAGCAGGCGCTGCGCTTTCTCGCTCGCAACGTGATGATCTGGTGTGGCAGATTGATCCGGAAAAGTGCACTCAGTGCGAAAAGTGCTCGATCAACTGCGTGCTGACCGAGTCGGCCGTCAAGGCGGTGCATTCCTACTCGATGTGCGGCTACTGCGACTTGTGCAGCGGCTATTTGGAGCCGGGCGCGCATTCGCGCGATACCGGCGCCGAGAGCCAATTGTGTCCCACCGGCGCCATCAAGCGCACCTTTGTGGAAGACCCTTATTTCGAATACACCATCGATGAAAAGCTGTGCATCGGCTGCGGCAAGTGCGTCAAGGGATGCGGATCGTTCGGCAACGGCTCGCTCTATCTGCAGGTGCGTCACGACCGCTGCCTCAACTGCAACGAGTGCGCCATTGCCCGCGCCTGTCCCGCACAGGCGTTTCGCCGCGTGCCCGCTTCCACGCCGTACATTCTGCGCGGCGAGGAAGGCCTAAGGTACGCTAAAAAGCTTCCCGAAAAGAAAGCCTGA
- a CDS encoding PQQ-binding-like beta-propeller repeat protein — translation MSKRIQNFLTFFFSLASVIALAYWLLYDPAAHFTEFRPGMDGRPAELQAAAGVRIGSFFQLLNPIVPPASGAWPRFRGERFDNISRDSYRLAERWPEGGPKVLWSVDLGEGHAGPAVADGRVYVLDYDEEKRRDLLRCFSFADGTELWQRGYDIYTKRNHGMSRTVPAIADSFVVTIGPQCQVMCVNRFSGEFRWGLDIASEFKAEVPLWYTGQCPLIDDGQVILGTGGSALLVGVDLRSGEILWQTPNPNGWKMSHSSVMPMTIHGKRMYVYAAIGGVVGVSAEREDRGRLLFSSAAWAPNVIAPSPIHLGDGRIFFTAGYGNGAAVFQIRRNGEEFSAELLQAYKPDQGLCSEQQTPIFFQGCLFSILPKDAGTRRNRFVCAHASAPEKIVWSSEGEWRFGLGPYLIADGKFLILSDEGELTLARATTAGFQPLARAKVLNGSDAWGPMALVDGRLLCRDSRRLICLDLRE, via the coding sequence ATGAGCAAAAGAATCCAAAATTTCCTCACGTTTTTCTTCAGTCTGGCTTCCGTCATTGCTTTGGCTTATTGGTTGCTTTATGATCCGGCCGCTCATTTCACAGAATTTCGTCCGGGCATGGACGGCCGACCGGCGGAGCTGCAGGCGGCTGCCGGCGTGCGCATTGGTTCTTTTTTTCAACTGCTGAATCCGATCGTTCCGCCTGCTTCCGGCGCATGGCCGCGCTTTCGCGGCGAGCGATTCGACAACATTAGCCGAGACTCTTATCGGTTGGCCGAACGCTGGCCGGAGGGAGGTCCCAAGGTACTTTGGTCTGTGGATTTGGGAGAAGGGCACGCCGGACCCGCGGTGGCGGACGGCCGCGTCTATGTGCTGGATTATGATGAAGAAAAGCGGCGTGATCTGCTGCGCTGTTTCTCTTTTGCCGACGGCACCGAGCTGTGGCAACGCGGCTACGACATTTACACCAAACGCAATCACGGCATGTCGCGCACGGTTCCCGCAATTGCCGACAGCTTTGTCGTCACCATCGGGCCGCAATGTCAGGTGATGTGCGTCAACCGGTTCAGCGGCGAATTCCGCTGGGGACTCGACATTGCTTCCGAATTCAAGGCCGAAGTGCCGCTCTGGTATACCGGTCAGTGCCCGCTGATCGACGACGGTCAGGTGATCCTGGGCACCGGCGGCAGCGCCCTTTTGGTCGGCGTCGACCTGCGCAGCGGCGAAATCCTTTGGCAGACGCCCAATCCCAACGGTTGGAAAATGTCTCATTCGTCCGTAATGCCCATGACTATTCACGGCAAAAGGATGTACGTTTATGCCGCGATCGGCGGAGTCGTCGGCGTTTCCGCCGAAAGGGAGGATCGCGGCCGATTGCTCTTTTCGTCCGCTGCTTGGGCGCCGAACGTGATTGCTCCGTCGCCGATTCATCTGGGTGACGGCCGCATCTTTTTTACCGCCGGTTACGGCAACGGCGCCGCCGTTTTCCAGATCCGCCGCAACGGCGAGGAATTTTCCGCTGAACTGCTGCAGGCCTATAAACCCGATCAGGGGCTCTGTTCCGAACAGCAAACGCCGATTTTTTTTCAAGGCTGTCTGTTCTCGATTTTGCCGAAAGATGCCGGCACCAGGCGCAATCGGTTTGTATGCGCCCATGCGAGCGCTCCGGAAAAAATCGTGTGGAGCAGCGAGGGAGAATGGCGTTTCGGTCTCGGCCCTTACCTTATAGCCGACGGCAAATTTTTGATCCTCAGCGACGAGGGCGAATTGACTCTGGCGCGTGCGACGACGGCCGGATTTCAGCCTTTGGCGCGGGCAAAAGTGTTGAACGGCAGCGATGCATGGGGCCCTATGGCCCTGGTTGACGGCAGGCTCCTCTGCCGCGATTCGCGTCGTTTGATCTGTTTGGATTTGCGAGAGTAA
- a CDS encoding PQQ-like beta-propeller repeat protein, translated as MNKGLFLVFLLAAAAGAQVLSQWRGPKRDGHYPDESLLTVWPEGGPKLLWQADGLGQGYTSAAVTEQRVYVTGQFDGVGRLFAFDLQGKKLWEKDYGPEWTRNYPGTRSTPVVTNDRLYLLSGQGVLYCLSLDGEKIWSADLYKRFGGIEVEWGIAEQLLVDGGTIYCTPGGKTAMAALDRWSGKTLWTCAGNGESSSYCSPILVKHNGIPMLITALQKSIIGVHAQSGELLWRYPHTAPYDIHANTPIYHDGAVFFHSGETGTGALLQISADGRTVRPVWQSDRLDALIGHYVLIDGFIYGAGYSNGGFTALDWRTGAVGFDDRTLVRRAAVITADGMIYAYSENGAVSLIKPDPKTFRLISTFKIKQGSGPHWAHPVIKNGRLYIRHGEVMLVYDLSRPQ; from the coding sequence ATGAATAAAGGCCTTTTCCTCGTCTTTCTTCTGGCCGCCGCGGCAGGCGCTCAAGTCTTGTCGCAATGGCGCGGCCCCAAACGGGACGGCCATTATCCCGACGAATCTTTGCTGACTGTATGGCCGGAAGGAGGACCGAAACTGCTTTGGCAGGCGGATGGTCTTGGACAAGGCTATACATCCGCCGCAGTCACCGAGCAGCGCGTTTATGTGACCGGCCAGTTCGACGGCGTCGGTCGCCTGTTCGCCTTTGATCTGCAGGGCAAAAAGCTGTGGGAAAAGGACTATGGCCCGGAATGGACGCGCAATTACCCCGGCACCCGATCCACGCCGGTGGTGACGAACGATCGTCTCTATTTGTTGAGCGGTCAAGGTGTCCTCTATTGTCTTTCATTGGACGGCGAAAAAATATGGAGCGCCGATCTTTACAAACGTTTCGGCGGCATAGAGGTCGAGTGGGGCATTGCCGAGCAGCTTTTGGTGGACGGGGGCACAATCTATTGTACGCCCGGCGGCAAAACCGCCATGGCGGCCTTGGATCGGTGGAGCGGCAAAACTTTGTGGACGTGTGCAGGCAACGGCGAATCCTCTTCCTACTGCTCGCCGATCCTTGTCAAGCATAACGGCATCCCCATGCTGATTACTGCCCTGCAGAAATCGATCATCGGCGTGCATGCACAGAGCGGCGAGTTGTTGTGGCGTTATCCTCATACGGCGCCCTACGACATTCACGCCAACACGCCGATCTACCATGACGGTGCCGTCTTTTTCCATAGCGGCGAAACCGGAACCGGCGCTTTGCTGCAGATTTCGGCGGACGGCAGAACGGTTCGTCCAGTATGGCAAAGCGACCGGCTTGACGCTTTAATCGGTCATTATGTCCTGATCGACGGTTTCATCTACGGCGCCGGTTATTCCAACGGCGGGTTTACGGCGCTGGATTGGCGTACCGGTGCCGTCGGGTTTGATGATCGCACGCTCGTCCGTCGCGCCGCCGTCATCACGGCCGACGGTATGATCTATGCGTATAGTGAAAACGGCGCCGTGTCGTTGATCAAACCAGATCCCAAAACCTTTCGGTTGATCAGCACATTCAAGATCAAACAAGGTTCAGGCCCGCATTGGGCGCACCCGGTGATCAAAAACGGCCGCCTCTACATTCGACATGGAGAGGTAATGTTGGTCTACGATCTCAGCCGACCCCAATAG
- a CDS encoding PQQ-like beta-propeller repeat protein has translation MKKSLLFLLLILCFNLHAEVLSQWRGPQRDGKYPEQNLISAWPAGGPQKVWSASGLGIGYSSPAVTSQAVYVTSLVGENGILFALDHQGKLLWKTIYGKEWSGGHEGARSTPTVVDDRIYLISGVGTAVCLTTSGKVVWSVDLLKTFGGRLPEWGMAESPLIDGDRMICTPGGVSVLMAALDRHTGKTVWQCKGNGELSAYCSPLLVKHGNRSLILTMTQKSVIGVDAESGELLWRQPHITSWDVNPNTPLYSEGRVFALSGYGTGGQMLELSPEGSKVKQLFTAKAPDSQMAGAVWIGDFIYSSGHNSRGWACLDAKTGKLMWTAREYGGKGPLIAADGLLYLYSERGDVVLVRPNPQKFEPVSAFSITEGSGPHWAHPVIHAGRLYIRHGDVLLVYDISK, from the coding sequence ATGAAAAAGAGTTTGCTTTTTCTTTTATTGATCCTTTGTTTTAATCTCCATGCCGAGGTCCTTTCGCAATGGCGCGGACCGCAGAGGGATGGCAAATACCCGGAACAGAACCTCATAAGCGCCTGGCCTGCCGGCGGACCGCAAAAGGTGTGGTCTGCTTCCGGCTTGGGCATCGGCTATTCTTCCCCGGCCGTCACTTCGCAGGCGGTTTACGTAACTTCGCTGGTGGGCGAGAATGGAATTCTATTTGCGTTGGATCATCAGGGAAAGCTGCTGTGGAAAACTATCTACGGCAAGGAATGGAGCGGCGGTCATGAGGGGGCGCGCAGTACACCGACCGTCGTCGACGATCGCATCTATCTGATAAGCGGCGTGGGGACGGCGGTTTGTCTCACGACATCCGGTAAGGTGGTGTGGAGCGTCGATCTGCTCAAAACCTTCGGCGGCCGACTGCCGGAATGGGGCATGGCGGAATCACCGCTCATCGACGGCGACCGGATGATCTGCACCCCCGGCGGTGTATCGGTGCTGATGGCGGCCCTTGACCGCCACACCGGCAAAACCGTCTGGCAGTGCAAAGGCAACGGTGAGCTGTCGGCTTATTGCTCGCCGCTGTTGGTCAAGCACGGCAATCGCTCTCTGATCCTGACCATGACGCAAAAGTCGGTTATCGGTGTCGACGCCGAAAGCGGCGAGCTGCTTTGGCGTCAACCGCACATCACAAGTTGGGACGTGAATCCCAACACACCGCTTTATTCCGAAGGTCGGGTATTTGCGCTCAGCGGCTATGGAACGGGCGGGCAGATGCTCGAGTTGTCGCCGGAAGGCAGTAAAGTCAAGCAGCTTTTTACCGCCAAAGCGCCGGACAGCCAAATGGCCGGCGCGGTATGGATCGGTGATTTCATTTACAGTTCAGGCCATAATAGCCGCGGTTGGGCCTGTTTGGACGCCAAGACCGGCAAACTGATGTGGACTGCGCGTGAGTACGGCGGTAAAGGACCGCTGATCGCTGCAGACGGTCTTCTCTACCTCTACAGCGAGCGAGGCGATGTGGTGTTGGTCAGGCCGAATCCGCAGAAATTCGAACCGGTCAGCGCCTTTTCCATTACCGAGGGCAGCGGTCCCCATTGGGCGCATCCGGTCATCCACGCCGGCCGTCTCTATATTCGGCATGGCGACGTTTTGCTCGTTTACGATATTTCCAAGTAA
- a CDS encoding PQQ-binding-like beta-propeller repeat protein — translation MQKTTTLILIIFSTCLYSADWPQFRGPFRNGISLESGLLQQWPEDGPRLLWSVENLGSGYGSAAIAKGSVYIIGEEKGVETLFAFNLQGRLRWKTALSGQWDRSYPGPRTTPTVDDDRVYAITGMGEIACVNAKDGKIRWRLQAMEKFGGKYHKWGISESPLIVDDKVIVTPGGALATMAALDKMSGRIIWTTKIEEETANYCSPILVERGGRKIIVTMLQHYLVGVDALDGKLLWKDAFSAYQDSPKDINPVSPVYVDGLLYATSGYDDGGALYEISPDGLTLKRLWTDKTLDVHIGGVVVVNGVIYGASWEGNTNGKWIALDLKSGKVLWEHHWINKGSIIFADGMLYLYTEKEGRVGLVRPNPKQFELISSFAITAGSGQHWAHPSLADGRLYIRRGNALLVYDVCTSLCSATKNERLE, via the coding sequence ATGCAAAAAACAACCACACTCATTTTAATTATATTTTCAACTTGTCTATACAGCGCCGATTGGCCGCAGTTCCGCGGCCCATTCCGCAACGGCATCTCTTTGGAGAGCGGTCTGCTCCAGCAATGGCCGGAAGACGGTCCAAGGCTTTTATGGTCAGTCGAGAACCTCGGATCCGGTTACGGCTCTGCTGCAATCGCCAAGGGGTCTGTTTACATTATTGGCGAGGAAAAGGGCGTCGAAACATTGTTTGCCTTTAATCTGCAGGGCAGGCTTCGCTGGAAGACTGCACTTTCCGGGCAATGGGATCGTTCCTATCCGGGGCCGCGCACTACGCCGACCGTGGACGATGATCGTGTATATGCAATAACCGGCATGGGTGAAATTGCCTGTGTAAACGCAAAGGACGGCAAAATCCGGTGGCGGCTTCAGGCTATGGAAAAATTTGGCGGAAAATATCACAAATGGGGCATTTCAGAGTCACCGCTGATCGTTGATGATAAAGTCATCGTAACACCCGGCGGCGCACTTGCAACGATGGCTGCTCTGGATAAAATGAGCGGACGCATTATTTGGACGACAAAAATCGAAGAAGAGACGGCCAACTACTGTTCGCCGATTCTGGTGGAACGCGGCGGCCGCAAGATCATCGTCACCATGCTGCAGCATTATCTCGTCGGGGTCGATGCTTTGGACGGCAAATTGCTGTGGAAAGACGCCTTTTCGGCCTATCAAGATAGCCCCAAAGACATCAATCCGGTGAGCCCGGTTTACGTCGACGGATTGCTCTATGCGACCAGCGGTTATGACGACGGCGGGGCGCTCTATGAAATTTCACCGGACGGCCTGACCCTCAAGCGGCTGTGGACCGACAAAACGCTTGATGTCCACATCGGCGGTGTGGTCGTTGTCAACGGCGTCATCTACGGGGCAAGCTGGGAGGGCAATACGAACGGCAAATGGATCGCCTTGGACTTGAAATCGGGCAAAGTGCTCTGGGAACATCACTGGATCAACAAAGGCTCAATCATTTTTGCCGACGGCATGCTCTATCTTTACACGGAAAAGGAAGGTCGTGTCGGCTTGGTCAGACCCAATCCCAAGCAATTCGAATTGATCAGTTCATTTGCGATCACGGCCGGTTCAGGGCAGCATTGGGCGCATCCTTCGCTTGCCGACGGCCGGTTGTACATTCGCCGCGGCAATGCCCTTTTGGTTTACGATGTCTGTACCAGCTTGTGCAGCGCAACCAAAAATGAGAGGTTAGAATGA
- a CDS encoding Gfo/Idh/MocA family oxidoreductase has protein sequence MTRRSFLKTGAAAAALSAFSYGRVLGANDTVRVGIIGLNSKGADHIVWFRKLAGVRVAALCDVDQSILNREAAKLHQQGERPALYRDMRRLFDAVDIDAVVIATPNHWHTLAAVWAMQSGKDVYVEKPVSHNIREGQKLVQAARKYNRIVQSGMQNRSDICLRAVKDYLKEGRLGRILWAHGLWFKRRDPIGKTDGPVPIPPEVDYDLWCGPAPLQPLMRQNLHYDWHWFWETGNGDMANLGVHQIDDCRFLCDLVGAPRRVVSLGARWNFDDDGQTPNTQLAWFEYDIPLIIEIRNLPVSKGSTVEDHVLGVRAGEIIMCENGYFAGGRGGGWVYDRSGKRIKQFPGDGGEGHAANFIEAVRKRDRSLLHSEAEEGHFSALAAHVANISWRLGRRSTFAQAKTALQNCPQALERLESIEAHVAANGVDLEKEPLRLGAVLTFDPVKHEFIGDMSYEADMFLDRIYREPFRLPTVL, from the coding sequence ATGACGAGGAGATCTTTTCTCAAAACGGGGGCAGCGGCTGCAGCTTTGAGTGCTTTTTCCTATGGAAGGGTGCTGGGGGCCAACGACACGGTGCGGGTCGGCATCATTGGTCTCAACAGTAAAGGTGCGGACCATATCGTATGGTTTCGCAAGCTTGCAGGCGTGCGCGTTGCAGCCCTATGCGATGTAGACCAGTCGATTTTGAATCGTGAAGCGGCAAAGCTGCATCAGCAGGGGGAAAGACCGGCGCTCTATCGCGATATGCGGCGACTGTTCGACGCCGTCGACATTGATGCGGTGGTGATCGCCACGCCCAACCATTGGCACACGCTGGCCGCCGTCTGGGCCATGCAGAGCGGCAAAGATGTCTATGTCGAAAAGCCCGTTTCTCACAACATTCGCGAAGGGCAAAAGTTGGTTCAGGCCGCCCGAAAATACAACCGCATTGTGCAGTCGGGTATGCAGAACCGCTCCGATATCTGTCTGCGGGCGGTTAAAGATTATCTCAAAGAAGGCCGACTTGGAAGAATTCTTTGGGCGCACGGCTTGTGGTTCAAGCGTCGCGACCCGATCGGCAAGACCGATGGTCCGGTGCCGATTCCGCCTGAGGTCGATTATGACCTTTGGTGCGGCCCGGCGCCGCTGCAGCCGCTAATGCGGCAGAATCTTCATTACGACTGGCATTGGTTTTGGGAAACCGGCAACGGCGACATGGCCAACCTGGGCGTACATCAAATCGACGATTGCCGTTTTCTTTGCGACTTGGTTGGTGCGCCGCGCCGCGTCGTCTCTTTGGGGGCGCGCTGGAATTTCGACGATGACGGACAGACGCCGAACACGCAGCTCGCCTGGTTCGAATACGACATTCCTTTGATCATCGAAATCCGCAATTTGCCGGTGAGCAAGGGCAGCACGGTTGAGGATCATGTACTTGGGGTGCGTGCAGGCGAAATTATCATGTGCGAGAACGGTTACTTTGCCGGCGGTCGCGGCGGCGGCTGGGTGTATGACCGCAGCGGCAAGCGCATCAAGCAGTTCCCCGGCGACGGCGGCGAAGGACATGCGGCCAACTTTATCGAGGCGGTGCGCAAACGCGACCGCTCGCTTTTGCACTCCGAAGCCGAGGAAGGACATTTTTCAGCGCTAGCTGCACATGTGGCCAACATCAGCTGGCGGTTAGGGCGCCGCTCGACTTTTGCTCAAGCCAAAACCGCATTGCAGAACTGCCCCCAGGCTCTCGAACGCCTCGAAAGCATAGAGGCGCATGTCGCGGCCAATGGAGTCGATTTGGAAAAAGAACCTCTGCGCCTCGGCGCAGTTCTCACTTTCGATCCGGTGAAACATGAATTCATCGGCGATATGAGTTACGAAGCCGACATGTTTCTTGACAGGATCTACCGAGAGCCCTTTCGCTTGCCGACAGTTCTTTAG